A genomic window from Halomonas sp. LR3S48 includes:
- a CDS encoding Na+/H+ antiporter subunit D: MNPQIALPILIPLLAGAVSLLFWRSRLMQRMIAVAGTALLLASSIWLLISVSRDGILVLQVGNWPAPFGISLVADLLGAIMVVLTGIIGFAVALYSLATTGRGHEAYGYFPLMHLLLAGVAGAFLTGDIFNLYVWFEVMLVASFALLILGSEKAQMEGAIKYVTLNLLSSVIFLVAVGLLYGMVGTLNMADIARRLASLEDNGMADVLAMMFMVAFGIKAAAFPLFFWLPASYHTPPVAVSALFAGLLTKVGVYALYRVFTLIFHHSPGYTHEILLWGAGLTMLSGVLGAAAQFEFRRILSFHIVSQIGYMILGLALFTPLAIVGGVFYIVHHILVKTNLFLVSGIVHRLQGSYHLKRLGGLYRSHPWLAVLFLVPALSLAGMPPLSGFFAKFIVIRAGIEAEAYGVTAIALLVGLLTLYSMVKIWSEVFWKTAPGGDEADACPAVGQRELWLMSLPAVGLALCTLFIGLNAGPLYALAEASAGELLAPERYIEAVLGPLGEGLP; encoded by the coding sequence GTGAATCCACAGATCGCCCTGCCCATCCTGATCCCGCTGCTCGCGGGGGCCGTATCGCTGCTGTTCTGGCGCTCCCGCCTCATGCAGCGGATGATTGCGGTGGCCGGCACCGCGTTGCTGCTGGCGTCCAGTATCTGGCTGCTGATATCGGTCAGCCGGGACGGGATCCTGGTGTTGCAAGTGGGCAACTGGCCGGCTCCCTTCGGCATCAGCCTGGTGGCCGATCTGCTCGGGGCCATCATGGTGGTGCTCACCGGTATCATTGGCTTCGCGGTGGCGCTCTACTCCTTGGCCACCACCGGGCGCGGCCACGAGGCCTACGGCTATTTCCCGCTGATGCACCTGCTGCTGGCCGGAGTGGCTGGCGCCTTCCTCACCGGAGACATCTTCAATCTCTATGTCTGGTTCGAGGTGATGCTGGTGGCCTCTTTCGCACTGCTGATCCTCGGTAGCGAGAAGGCCCAGATGGAGGGGGCAATCAAGTACGTCACTCTCAACCTGCTGTCGTCGGTGATTTTCCTGGTAGCGGTGGGGCTGCTCTACGGCATGGTCGGCACGCTCAACATGGCCGATATCGCGCGCCGGCTGGCGAGCCTGGAAGACAATGGCATGGCCGATGTGCTGGCGATGATGTTCATGGTCGCCTTCGGCATCAAGGCAGCGGCCTTTCCGCTGTTCTTCTGGCTGCCGGCTTCCTATCACACTCCACCGGTGGCGGTGTCGGCGCTGTTCGCCGGGTTGCTGACCAAGGTCGGCGTCTACGCGCTGTATCGGGTATTCACGCTGATCTTTCATCACAGCCCCGGCTACACCCATGAGATCCTGCTGTGGGGCGCGGGGCTCACCATGCTTTCGGGGGTGCTGGGAGCGGCGGCCCAGTTCGAGTTCCGTCGTATCCTGTCGTTTCATATCGTCAGCCAGATCGGCTACATGATCCTGGGCCTGGCGCTGTTCACGCCGCTGGCCATCGTCGGCGGCGTCTTCTACATCGTGCATCACATCCTGGTGAAGACGAATCTCTTCCTTGTCAGCGGTATCGTCCATCGCCTCCAGGGCAGCTATCATCTCAAGCGTCTGGGCGGGCTCTACCGCAGCCACCCGTGGCTGGCCGTGCTGTTCCTGGTGCCGGCGCTGTCGCTGGCAGGCATGCCGCCCTTGTCGGGGTTCTTCGCCAAGTTCATCGTGATCCGGGCCGGCATCGAGGCGGAAGCCTACGGAGTGACGGCGATCGCCCTGCTGGTGGGGCTGCTCACGCTCTACTCGATGGTCAAGATCTGGTCGGAAGTGTTCTGGAAGACGGCGCCCGGCGGAGACGAGGCCGATGCCTGTCCGGCGGTGGGCCAGCGTGAATTGTGGCTGATGTCGCTGCCGGCGGTGGGCCTGGCGTTGTGCACGCTGTTCATCGGGCTGAATGCCGGGCCCCTGTATGCCTTGGCCGAGGCCTCGGCGGGTGAACTACTTGCTCCCGAGCGCTATATCGAGGCGGTACTCGGCCCGCTCGGGGAGGGTCTGCCATGA
- a CDS encoding Na+/H+ antiporter subunit E, with protein sequence MIGAAWNLMLGGAWVVLTGDFSGRNLLAGLTFGYLVLALIQPQVPALAGYAQRLPRLIRFVGFFFKELLLANLKVAFDVVTPPWYMKPGVIAMPLKARSEFEIALVANLISLTPGTLSLDVSDDRRVLYIHAMFLDDEAELRRNLAELERRALELFH encoded by the coding sequence ATGATCGGGGCGGCCTGGAACCTCATGCTGGGCGGCGCCTGGGTCGTGCTGACCGGTGACTTCAGCGGCCGCAACCTGCTCGCCGGCCTGACCTTCGGCTACCTGGTACTGGCGCTGATCCAGCCACAGGTGCCGGCGCTTGCCGGCTATGCCCAGCGCTTGCCGCGGCTGATTCGCTTCGTGGGTTTCTTCTTCAAGGAGCTGCTGCTGGCCAACCTCAAGGTCGCCTTCGACGTCGTCACGCCGCCCTGGTACATGAAACCCGGTGTGATCGCCATGCCGCTCAAGGCACGCAGCGAGTTCGAGATCGCTCTGGTAGCCAATCTGATTTCGCTGACGCCTGGCACCCTGAGCCTGGACGTTTCCGATGACCGCCGGGTGCTCTACATCCATGCCATGTTCCTCGATGACGAGGCCGAACTGCGCCGCAACCTGGCGGAGCTGGAACGTCGCGCGCTGGAACTGTTCCACTAG
- a CDS encoding monovalent cation/H+ antiporter complex subunit F, which produces MSTMILLSLVLMTLALCLAFVRLYLGPSLPDRVVALELFSSIIVGIIGVVAIATDVPSLLDVAIVMALMAFMAAIGFARFLERGGPRDD; this is translated from the coding sequence ATGTCGACGATGATCCTGTTGAGCCTGGTGCTGATGACCCTGGCACTGTGCCTGGCCTTCGTGCGCCTGTATCTCGGCCCCAGCCTGCCGGATCGAGTGGTGGCGCTGGAACTCTTCTCCTCCATCATCGTCGGCATCATCGGGGTGGTGGCCATCGCCACCGACGTTCCCAGTCTGCTGGACGTGGCCATCGTCATGGCGCTGATGGCGTTCATGGCGGCCATCGGTTTCGCCCGGTTCCTGGAGCGGGGAGGGCCGCGCGATGATTGA
- the mnhG gene encoding monovalent cation/H(+) antiporter subunit G, with product MIEMLKVGLILVGALFMFIAALGLVRLPDLLTRMHATTKAATLGASLIMLAVALHFSEVAVVARALGVILFIMMTAPVAAHVIGRAGYFVGSKLWHGTVKDELRPNYDPLTHELKSGMETDANAVHQPRDGDPE from the coding sequence ATGATTGAGATGCTCAAGGTCGGCCTGATCCTGGTCGGCGCGCTCTTCATGTTTATTGCCGCGCTCGGTCTGGTGCGCCTGCCCGACCTGCTGACGCGCATGCATGCCACTACCAAGGCGGCTACCCTCGGGGCCTCGCTGATCATGCTGGCAGTGGCACTGCACTTCAGCGAAGTGGCGGTGGTCGCGCGGGCGCTGGGGGTGATTCTCTTCATCATGATGACGGCGCCGGTAGCGGCCCACGTGATCGGCCGTGCCGGCTACTTCGTCGGCTCAAAGCTGTGGCACGGAACGGTCAAGGACGAGCTGCGCCCCAACTACGATCCGCTCACCCATGAGCTCAAGAGTGGCATGGAGACGGACGCCAACGCCGTGCATCAGCCCCGCGACGGCGACCCCGAGTGA
- a CDS encoding lytic murein transglycosylase — protein MTRSLFLAAFLFLLLAGCQSGPVQNVVADDRQPEAAASSEPAAPELAPSEAERAPQDFQAWLRDFRRQARGEGVSEATLARALDNIRYRPRVIELDRSQPEFVRPIWQYLDSAVSQARVSEGRARLDEHRDTARRMEQRYGVPAEVVVAIWGIESNYGGNFGDFSTIEALATLAFDGRRRDFARGELLAALRILESGDITPERMIGSWAGAMGHTQFIPSSFESYAVDGDDDGRRDIWGSIPDVMASTANYLARAGWQSGQPWAVEVRLPQGFDYAQTELTTRRSSREWAQQGVSRIDGGNLPGFEQASVIAPAGAQGPAFLVGPNYRAILRYNNATSYALAVGSLSDRIAGREGVRTEWPRDVQPLSRSQVQEMQQALNARGFDVGTPDGVMGPNTRAGLREFQRSIGETPDGFATVSLLQRLQRR, from the coding sequence ATGACCCGTTCACTCTTTCTCGCCGCTTTCCTCTTTCTGCTACTGGCCGGCTGCCAGTCCGGCCCTGTCCAGAACGTCGTGGCCGATGATCGCCAGCCCGAAGCCGCGGCCTCGAGCGAACCTGCGGCTCCCGAGCTGGCTCCCAGCGAGGCCGAGCGAGCTCCTCAGGACTTCCAGGCCTGGCTGCGCGATTTTCGTCGTCAGGCCCGAGGCGAGGGAGTCAGTGAGGCGACCCTGGCGCGTGCGCTGGATAACATCCGCTATCGGCCACGCGTGATCGAACTCGACCGCTCCCAGCCGGAATTCGTGCGTCCCATCTGGCAATATCTGGACAGCGCTGTCTCCCAGGCTCGGGTCAGCGAAGGGCGAGCCAGGCTCGACGAGCACCGGGACACGGCCCGCCGCATGGAGCAGCGCTACGGGGTGCCGGCCGAGGTCGTCGTGGCGATCTGGGGCATCGAGAGCAATTACGGCGGTAATTTCGGCGACTTCTCCACTATCGAGGCGCTGGCGACCCTGGCCTTCGACGGGCGGCGGCGCGACTTCGCCCGCGGCGAGTTGCTTGCTGCCCTGCGTATCCTCGAGTCGGGCGACATCACGCCGGAACGCATGATCGGCTCCTGGGCCGGCGCCATGGGCCATACCCAGTTCATTCCCTCCAGCTTCGAGTCCTATGCCGTGGATGGCGACGACGACGGGCGTCGCGACATCTGGGGCAGCATTCCCGACGTCATGGCCTCCACCGCCAACTACCTGGCGCGGGCCGGCTGGCAGTCCGGTCAGCCCTGGGCGGTGGAAGTGCGCCTGCCGCAGGGCTTCGACTATGCCCAGACCGAACTGACCACGCGCCGCTCGAGCCGCGAGTGGGCACAGCAGGGTGTCAGCCGCATCGACGGGGGCAACCTGCCCGGCTTCGAGCAGGCCTCGGTGATCGCTCCGGCCGGCGCCCAGGGGCCGGCCTTCCTGGTGGGACCCAACTATCGCGCCATCCTGCGCTACAACAATGCCACCAGCTATGCGCTAGCGGTGGGGAGCCTGTCCGACAGGATCGCCGGGCGCGAGGGGGTTCGGACCGAGTGGCCGCGCGACGTGCAACCGCTGTCGCGCAGTCAGGTGCAAGAGATGCAGCAGGCACTGAACGCTCGCGGCTTCGATGTCGGCACCCCGGATGGCGTCATGGGGCCGAACACCCGCGCTGGGCTGCGTGAATTCCAGCGCAGCATTGGCGAGACCCCGGACGGTTTCGCCACCGTGAGCCTGCTGCAACGGCTTCAGCGCCGCTGA